Part of the Flavobacteriales bacterium genome, AGATGACAGCTATGGCAATAAAAGTCCGAGAATCGCTATCACCGACCAAGGAGAGGTCGTGGTATTCTGGATGCGCACCGGAAATGAAGCATTCTATCTGAGCCGCTGGGATGGCCAAGGATTCTCAAGTCCTAGCCAGATTCCATTCGGGGGATTGAATCCCAATCTCTGGAGCGGTAGTCTGGGCCCCAATTTTGCCACGGGCAATGGGCATATGTACGTGACATTCGAAGTGTACGGTGATGCGATATACATCACTCATTCCGGGGACAACGGTCTGACTTGGGATGACCCTGTTGCTGCCTTCGTACCGCCTCAAGGCAGAAGGGCCACGATACCGACTGTAGCGGTGGATGCTGATGGTCAACCTCTGGTAGCTTATGTCAATACAAATGCTCAGGAGGGCGATGCACACTACGGTCTGGTGAGATCCTCGGATTTCGGAGCTTCATTCAGCGCTGAGGCCTGGGTCAATGAAATAGCTGCGGGAGAGGAGGTTTGCGAATGCTGTAATGGAGACATCGCTGTTTCTCCCAATGGGGATATCTATGTCGCATTCAGAAATAACGATGCGAACCTTCGGGATATCTGGGTCGCACGTTCAACAGATGGAGGGCTGAGTTTTTCAGAAGCGTACGATATGGATGAGACCGATTGGGTCTCTGGGGTCTGCCCCAGTAATGGTCCTCATCTGCTAGCTGAAGATGGTGCTGTGCACGCTGCATTTTTCAGCGCCAGTAGCTCATGGGGCAGCGGGGTTTATTTCTCCAGTCTCGATCCTCTCCTTGGCAACGTATCAAGTACACTGACCCTCCCCCCTGCACAAGAAGAGAGCTCTCAGCAGAATAGACCTCGTATCGCAGGGTCAGGAGATACCCTGGGAGTCGTTTGGCAGGAGAGTTACAACGGGTCTTTGGAGATAGGTATGTCATTCAGTACCACAGGTATATCTGGATTGGGTTCCGATCAAGGCCTACTGACAGAACTATCAGGTTCGCAACGCTATCCAGACATGCTGTTTCATGATGGGAAGTTCCATGTGGTCTATGAAGACGTTTCCTCAGGCACGGTCTTGTATCAAGCCGTACATCCTGGACTGGTAGGAATGGAAGAAGAGCAACTTTCCTTTTCCATCTTTCCCAATCCCGTCCGTGATGAATTGAACTATCAGATGATGACCCAAGGTCCTATCGAGCTTCAGATCTTCGATGCACTTTCTCGATCGTGTGGAGCCTATTCTGGTCTTACTGGAAGTGGTACACTAAATCTGAACACCCTGACTCCAGGATTCTACCAT contains:
- a CDS encoding T9SS type A sorting domain-containing protein, translated to MTKHSPYSTVFKTMVIGIVLTLVVSPQSYAQFTPGYVVSVTDGDDSYGNKSPRIAITDQGEVVVFWMRTGNEAFYLSRWDGQGFSSPSQIPFGGLNPNLWSGSLGPNFATGNGHMYVTFEVYGDAIYITHSGDNGLTWDDPVAAFVPPQGRRATIPTVAVDADGQPLVAYVNTNAQEGDAHYGLVRSSDFGASFSAEAWVNEIAAGEEVCECCNGDIAVSPNGDIYVAFRNNDANLRDIWVARSTDGGLSFSEAYDMDETDWVSGVCPSNGPHLLAEDGAVHAAFFSASSSWGSGVYFSSLDPLLGNVSSTLTLPPAQEESSQQNRPRIAGSGDTLGVVWQESYNGSLEIGMSFSTTGISGLGSDQGLLTELSGSQRYPDMLFHDGKFHVVYEDVSSGTVLYQAVHPGLVGMEEEQLSFSIFPNPVRDELNYQMMTQGPIELQIFDALSRSCGAYSGLTGSGTLNLNTLTPGFYHLRVHTENGETSVIRFIKE